The following are encoded in a window of Aerococcus sanguinicola genomic DNA:
- the fabK gene encoding enoyl-[acyl-carrier-protein] reductase FabK, with translation MKTDLWKEMGVTYPIVQGAMAWVADADLASAVSNAGALGVIGTGHDPVELVQEKVEKMQALTDKPFAVNVMLLNAHVDDLVDYLCQSGVKIVTTGAGSPGKYMKRFKAAGIKVIPVVASVALAKRMAREGVDALIVEGMESGGHIGKLTTMALVPQVVDAVDIPVIAAGGIGDGRGMAAALMLGASGIQVGTRFVVAKESNAHPNFKEKIINAKDIDTVITGESTGHPVRVLRNKLTKKYLKLEHEEAAKDQPDWTKLEALAKGALKRAVVDGDVDNSSLMAGQIAGLIHQEETCEEIIQSYMQECRELIQQHASMN, from the coding sequence ATGAAAACTGATTTATGGAAAGAAATGGGTGTCACTTACCCCATCGTCCAAGGCGCCATGGCATGGGTGGCAGATGCAGACCTTGCATCTGCTGTCTCTAATGCCGGAGCTTTAGGTGTGATTGGGACGGGACATGATCCTGTTGAACTCGTCCAAGAAAAAGTCGAGAAGATGCAGGCCTTAACGGACAAGCCCTTTGCGGTTAATGTCATGTTACTCAATGCCCATGTGGATGACTTGGTTGACTATCTTTGCCAATCTGGCGTAAAGATTGTCACAACTGGTGCTGGTTCACCAGGCAAGTACATGAAACGTTTCAAGGCAGCAGGCATTAAGGTGATTCCCGTGGTTGCTTCCGTTGCCCTTGCTAAGCGCATGGCCCGTGAAGGGGTCGACGCTCTGATTGTGGAAGGCATGGAGTCGGGTGGACATATTGGTAAATTAACCACCATGGCCTTGGTTCCTCAAGTAGTTGATGCCGTCGATATTCCGGTCATTGCAGCCGGTGGGATTGGTGACGGCCGGGGCATGGCAGCTGCCTTGATGTTAGGTGCTTCAGGGATTCAAGTGGGGACGCGTTTTGTGGTCGCCAAGGAATCGAATGCCCATCCTAATTTCAAGGAAAAAATCATCAATGCTAAGGATATTGATACAGTGATTACAGGTGAATCGACTGGCCATCCAGTTCGTGTCTTACGTAATAAACTGACCAAGAAATATCTTAAGCTGGAACATGAAGAAGCGGCCAAGGACCAACCTGATTGGACCAAGCTAGAAGCTTTAGCCAAAGGGGCCTTGAAACGAGCGGTTGTTGATGGGGATGTGGATAATAGTTCATTAATGGCCGGTCAGATTGCCGGACTCATTCACCAAGAAGAGACCTGTGAAGAAATTATTCAGTCCTACATGCAAGAATGTCGCGAGCTGATTCAGCAGCATGCCAGTATGAATTAA
- a CDS encoding acyl carrier protein — MTTFEKIQEIIVDQLDVEAEEVKADTNIQDGLDADSLDIFQIINEIEDEFDVTIDEDETNIATVQDLVDFVDNNQ, encoded by the coding sequence ATGACAACATTTGAAAAAATCCAAGAAATTATCGTTGACCAATTAGACGTTGAGGCAGAAGAAGTAAAGGCTGACACTAACATCCAAGACGGTTTAGATGCAGATAGCTTAGACATCTTCCAAATCATCAATGAAATCGAAGACGAATTCGATGTTACCATCGATGAAGATGAAACTAACATTGCGACTGTTCAAGACCTCGTTGACTTTGTTGACAACAACCAATAA
- a CDS encoding DUF2187 family protein — protein MKIKLTPEVQALVETELRRGTNKSRIANLIDLSYEEACAVIDQVKKSVRPDVGDEIKFQFRDCDMTGIIEKLLTNSAVVRIYWDYSNEKMLDICEERTIVNFKDIDEFVNIYQ, from the coding sequence ATGAAAATTAAGCTGACTCCTGAAGTTCAAGCGTTGGTTGAAACGGAGCTAAGAAGGGGAACAAACAAATCTCGGATTGCGAATTTGATTGACCTTTCCTATGAAGAAGCCTGCGCTGTCATTGATCAGGTAAAGAAATCGGTTCGTCCTGATGTTGGAGATGAAATAAAATTTCAATTTAGAGACTGCGATATGACCGGAATCATCGAAAAATTGCTCACCAATTCAGCTGTTGTCCGTATCTATTGGGACTATTCTAATGAGAAGATGCTGGATATCTGTGAAGAGCGAACCATTGTTAACTTCAAAGATATTGATGAATTTGTAAATATTTACCAATAA